In Drosophila subpulchrella strain 33 F10 #4 breed RU33 chromosome 3R, RU_Dsub_v1.1 Primary Assembly, whole genome shotgun sequence, the following are encoded in one genomic region:
- the LOC119550170 gene encoding UDP-N-acetylglucosamine transferase subunit ALG13 homolog translates to MHLNNVYITVGTTKFDALISAVTSEPALKALQDRKCTRLLIQHGNSQPLTDKEILLISKNYGIQIEQYKFRPNIEDIKSADLIIGHAGAGTCMDILNNRKHGLIVINDTLMDNHQLELAKQLASENYLYYCKVSGLDTQLTSLDFEALKPYETQPENLKKFVSAINELMSH, encoded by the coding sequence ATGCATTTAAACAATGTTTATATTACCGTGGGCACTACCAAATTCGATGCACTCATATCAGCTGTAACTTCAGAACCCGCTCTGAAGGCCCTGCAAGACCGGAAGTGCACTAGACTCCTCATACAACACGGAAATTCGCAACCGCTAACGGATAAGGAAATCCTTCTGATTAGTAAAAACTACGGAATCCAGATAGAGCAGTACAAATTCCGGCCAAACATAGAGGATATCAAATCTGCAGACCTAATTATTGGACACGCAGGAGCAGGAACCTGCATGGATATACTAAATAACCGAAAGCATGGACTCATTGTTATTAATGACACACTCATGGATAATCACCAACTGGAGTTGGCCAAACAACTGGCCTCTGAAAACTATCTGTACTATTGCAAAGTTTCGGGTTTGGACACCCAGCTAACCTCCCTGGACTTTGAAGCCCTAAAACCCTATGAAACCCAACCagaaaatcttaaaaaatttgtttctgccATCAATGAACTAATGTCCCATTGA